The following coding sequences lie in one Arthrobacter sp. SLBN-122 genomic window:
- the sdhC gene encoding succinate dehydrogenase, cytochrome b556 subunit → MPTKPAGTLYRGREGMWSWVGHRITGVVIFFFLLVHVLDTSLVRVSPEAYTAVIGAYKNPLMALGETGLVAAIVFHAFNGLRIIAVDFWKKGAKYQRQMLWAVLALWVVTMVAFSIRHLSLALGGH, encoded by the coding sequence GTGCCGACAAAACCAGCTGGCACCTTGTACCGCGGCCGTGAAGGCATGTGGTCCTGGGTAGGACACCGTATTACCGGTGTAGTGATCTTTTTCTTCTTGTTGGTCCACGTCCTGGACACCTCCTTGGTGCGTGTGTCACCGGAGGCCTACACCGCTGTGATTGGCGCCTACAAGAACCCCCTGATGGCGCTGGGCGAGACCGGCCTTGTTGCCGCCATCGTGTTCCACGCCTTCAACGGCCTGCGGATCATTGCGGTCGACTTCTGGAAGAAGGGCGCCAAGTACCAGCGGCAGATGCTGTGGGCAGTCCTGGCCCTGTGGGTCGTGACCATGGTCGCCTTCTCCATCCGCCACCTGTCCCTCGCCCTCGGAGGTCACTAA